ATTTGGTACAGACGATGGAGGGCAATCCGGCCATTATCCACGGTGGGCCCTTCGCCAACATTGCCCAGGGCACAAATTCAGTGATCGCCACTCGAATGGGCATGACCTTTTCAGATTTTACGGTCACCGAGGCCGGGTTCGGATTCGATTTGGGGGCAGAAAAATTCTTTGACATCAAGTGCCAAAGTGCCGGTCTTTCACCAAAAGCAGTGGTGTTGACCACCACTGTTAGGGCCCTGAAATACCATGGTGGCGCTTCATTGGACGCATTGACCATACCTGATGTCGATGCCCTTAAAAATGGCTTGCCCAACCTAGAAAAGCATGTCGAGAACATCAAACGCTTTAACGTTACCCCAATTATTGCCGTTAACCAATTTACCAGCGATACTGAGGCTGAATTTGACGTTCTTCGTTCCGCAGCCGAAAAGATGGGCGTGGCCATTGCCATTGCCAATGTTTGGGGTAAGGGGGGGGAAGGCGCCCTTGACCTGGCAAGTAAAGTGGTTGAAATTGTGGCAGAAACAACAGAGCCATTTACCCCACTGTATGATTGGGAAAGCCCCGTAAAGGAAAAAATTGAGACCATCGCCACCAAAATCTATGGGGCCGAGCATGTAGATTATTCGTATCAGGCAAAGCGGGACCTAAAAAAAATACAGGATTTGGGATTGGAAAAGTTGGCCATCTGCATTGCAAAAACCCAGAAATCACTATCTGATAATCCCAAACTATTGGGGCGGCCCAAAGATTTTATCATTACCGTTCGGGAAATTGAGATTGCCGCGGGCGCTGGATTTTTGATACCGATAACGGGAAGTATTATGCGTATGCCGGGATTGCCTGCCCACCCTGCTTCAGAACGCATCGATATTGATGACGATGGAAATATCAGTGGACTTTTTTAAAGTCTGAATTATTTATAACCCGGCTATTTCCTTGATTTCTTCAATAATACTATCAGCCAAATCATCGGCCGCTTCCTGGCTTTTGGCTTCCGTATAGATACGGATAATGGGTTCGGTATTCGACTTTCTCAAGTGTACCCAGTTTTCAGGAAAGTCGATTTTGACACCGTCGATTGTCGAAATATCCCCATCCTTATATTTTTCGGCCATACCCTTCAATATTCCGTCCACATCGAGCTCTGGGGTCAACTGAATTTTTTTCTTGCTCATATAGTAGCTTGGGTAGCTGGCGCGCAATTCGGCCACGGTACCCCCTTTTTCTGCCATTAACATCAAGAACAGGGCCGTACCAACCAAGGCGTCACGTCCATAATGGCTCTCAGGATAAATGATGCCGCCATTGCCCTCACCGCCGATAATGGCATTGTTGGCCTTCATCTTGGCCACTACGTTTACCTCGCCGACTGCAGCGGCTTCGTAACTGCCGCCATGTTTTTCGGTAATGTCCCTAAGGGCACGTGACGATGAAAGGTTCGAAACGGTATTGCCCTTGGTCTTGCCCAAGACATAATCGGCGCAGGCGACCAAGGTATATTCTTCACCGAACATCTCGCCGTCGTTGCTGATAAAGGCCAAACGATCCACATCTGGATCTACCACAATGCCAAAGTCCGCCTTTTCTTCCACTACTTTTTGGCAGATGTCGCCCAGATGCTCTTTCAAAGGTTCAGGGTTGTGCGGAAAATGTCCCGTCGGATCACAGTAAAGCTCTATCACCTCTACCCCAAGTTCTTTCAAGAGTTTGGGAATGGCAATGCCCCCGGTGGAATTTACCCCATCGACCACCACTTTAAAGTTCTTTTCCCTGATGACATCGGCATCTACCAGTGATAGGTTCAAGACCTCATCTATATGGATGTCGATGTACGCATCGTTTTTGGTTACCGTGCCCAAGTCATCGACTTCTGCAAAATCAAAATCCTCATCAGCTGCCAGCGACAATATTTTGGCACCTTGTTCGGCATCTAAAAATTCGCCCCTTTCGTTCAACAGTTTCAATGCGTTCCATTGCTTGGGATTATGGCTGGCGGTCAAGATGATTCCGCCATCGGCCTTTTCCAAAGGCACGGCAATTTCAACCGTGGGAGTGGTCGAAAGCCCCAAATCCACCACATCAATCCCGAGTCCGACCAAAGTCGAGACCACGAGATTTTGTATCATTTCACCCGATAGACGTGCGTCACGTCCGATTACGACTTTTAGCTTTTCTTTTCCAGCATATTCTTTCAGCCATGTGCCATATGCAGCGGCAAATTTTACGGTGTCTATGGGTGTCAGGTTATCGTAGGTGTTTCCACCGATGGTTCCACGTATTCCTGAAATGGATTTGATAAGCGTCATTTGCTAAATTTTGTGCAAATATAAGGTCACATTACCAAAAGCACCCCTCGAATTTGTAAATTCGACCACAAAACCGACATCATCGGTCTATGAACTTTCTGGCCCATATCTACCTGTCTTTTGACGACCCCGAGATTGCCTTGGGCAATTTTTTTGCAGACCATATTCGGGGCAATAAATATGGGCACTATCCTGAAAAGGTACAAAAGGGTATTCTGCTGCACAGGGCCATCGACACCTTTACAGATACCCATCCCATACCCCGCAAAAGCAGTAAACGGTTACATAAAAACTATGGACACTACAGCCGTGTGATCGTCGATATTTTTTATGATTATTTTTTGGCAAAGAATTGGCGTGACTACTCCTCCATCCCACTTAAGGCCTTTGTCAATAATTTTTATGATTTATTGGAAGAGAACTATGGGTTGTTGCCCTTGGCTACCCAGCAGATGTTACCGTACATGATTGCCCACGATTGGTTGTGCAACTATTCGAACCTCAAGGGTATCGCACGGGTGCTGAGTGGCATGAACCGCCGCACGCAGAACCGATCTAAGATGAATTTGGCCATTATCGAACTTGAAGCCCACTATACTGATTTTGAAAAGGAGTTTTCGGCTTTTTTTGAAGAATTGATTACCTTTTCGCGCCAAAAATTTATTTTCCTATGCGAAAACTGATACTGCTACTCCCCCTATTATCCATATTCATACAGTGTAAACAACAGATTGCCCCGCCAACGGGATTGGTTACCGATAAGGCCATGGTTGTCTCGGCACGTAAAGAGGCCTCGAAAATAGGGGTCGATATCATGAAAAAGGGTGGCAATGCCTTTGATGCGATGGTGGCCACTGAACTGGCGCTTGCCGTTGCCTACCCCTTTGCAGGCAACTTGGGCGGTGGTGGCTTTATGGTCTATCGTAAAAACAATGGAGATATAGGCGGCCTTGATTACCGGGAAAAAGCCCCTTTGGCAGCGCATAAAGACATGTATCTCGATTCTCTGGGTAATGTCATTCCCGACATGAGCACGGTCGGTGCCACATCCGTTGGGGTGCCGGGTACGGTTGCCGGCGTTTTTGAGGTACACAAAAAGTTTGGGTCACTGCCCATTGAAACGATTATGGAACCCGTGATAGCTTTGGCCGAGCGCGGTGTTGTGGTCACCGAAAAGCAGGCCAGACGGCTTGAAAGCTATCGAGAGCGATTTATCAAGGTCAACGGCGACAGCACCAAGTTTGCCCAAGATTTTCAGCCCGGTGATACCATTAAATACCCGGCTTTGGCCAAGACCCTTAGAAAAATTATGGCCGAGGGCAGAGACGGCTTCTATAAAGGTGAAGTGGCCCAAAAATTGGCCAATTTCATCCAAGAGCGCGGCGGATTCATTACCGAGGAAGACCTGGATCGCTACGAGGCCAAATGGCGCTACCCCATCGTTTTTACATACAAGGATCTGCAAATTGTATCGATGAGTCCCCCCAGCAGTGGCGGCGTTACGATTAACCAGATCTTTAAGATGATCGAACCCTATGATATCGGGCAGTATGGCCATAACTCGGTAGCGGCCGTACAATTGTTCACCGAAGCGGCGCGCCGTGCTTATGCCGATAGAAATTTCTTTTTGGGAGACCCTGATTTTGTGGATATTCCTTTGGATGTGTTGCTGAGCGATGCCTATTTGCAAGCCCGCATGCAAGATTTCTCTTTTGAAAGGGCCACCCCCTCCTCTGAGGTGGCGCATGGCCATGTGGAAATTCTGGAAAGCGCCGAGACCACCCACTACTCCATTGTCGATGCTGAGGGCAATGCGGTTTCGGCCACTACCACCCTTAATGGGGGCTATGGCTCTAAACTATACGTGCCGGAGCTCGGATTTTTCTTGAACAATGAGATGGATGATTTCAGCGCCAAGCCGGGCGTACCCAATATGTTTGGGCTTATTGGTGCCGAAGCCAACAGCATAGCTCCCGAAAAACGAATGCTCAGTAGTATGACGCCCACTATTGTTGAAAGAAACGGTGAGCTTTACATGGTTGTGGGCAGCCCTGGCGGCTCCACCATAATTACCGCTGTGGCACAGACCATTCTTAATGTTTCAGAGTTCGAACTCAGTATGCAAGAAGCCGTAAATGCCCCGCGCTTTCACCACCAATGGTTGCCCGACCTTATCACTTTTGAGGAAGAGGGCTTTTCAGATGCCCTTAAAGAGAAGCTCAAGCTTAAAGGCTACGAGATAATGGAAGGCCGAACCCCTATCATCGGCAAGGTCGATGCCATTCGTGTATTGCCCGATGGACGATTGGAAGGAGGAGCCGACAAGCGGGGAGATGATACCGCTGTAGGGTTCTAGTGGGTTTAAAGATAGGGCGGATGATACATGGCCACCGCCATGCATTCATATTCTGCCTACAACAGGATATCTTTGTGCTATGAAGAAAACCTTAAAGGTTGCCGGAATTATTTTGGGTGCACTGTTTCTATCGGCCGTTGTTTTGCTATGGATAAAGCACGAACCCTTGCCAGAGGGACAAGCAGGCCCACAAGCGGATGCGTTGGCAAAAAAAATGCTCAATGCCCTAAACCACCGGGCATATAAGGAAACCCGATACTTGGAATGGTCTTTTCGAAACGGCGCCAACCGCTACGTGTGGGACAAAGATCTGGGAAAGGCAAAGGTAGTGAGTGGAAAGGTGACCGTTAACCTAAACCTGAACGACCCCTCAAGCAGCAAAGTCTTGAAAAACGGGAAAAAAGTGCATGGCCCTGATAGAAAAAAGGAAATCGAACAAGCCCTTGACAAATTCAACAATGATTCCTTTTGGCTGGTGGCACCCTATAAAGTGTTCGATAAGGGAACCCAGCGTTCACTTGTAACACTTGCCGATGGCAGCGAGGCTTTGTTGGTGACCTACACATCGGGCGGCACTACCCCCGGTGACAGCTATTTATGGTTGCTGAATGAAGATGGATTCCCATATGCCTATAAAATGTGGGCCAAGATCATACCCATTGGGGGTATTGAAGCCACTTGGGACGATTGGCTGGTTACCCAGAGTGGGGCTTTTTTGCCCAAATCACACGAATTGGGTCCCCTAACTTTAGAGCTGGGGAATGTTAAAGGATATAATTAGAAAAGTATGAAAATATTAGTGGTCGGTGGTCATGGTACCATTGGAAAACGAGTGGTCGAAACGCTTTTACAAAAAGATAAGGTTATTGTTGCAGGGCGAAAGAAGGGCGATGTTTTGGTTGATATCGCCGATAGTGCCTCTATTGAAAAAATGTTCAAAGAAATTGGCAATGTCGATGCCATTGTCTGTATAGCCGGTGAGGCCAAATGGGCAGACTTTTCGGTGCTCTCTGAAGAGGATCACTACATCGGCATCAAAAGTAAAATGATGGGACAGGTTAACCTTGTTCGCATCGGCCAGCACTACCTCAACCAAGATGGCTCTTTTACACTGACCACAGGTATCTTGGCCGAAGATCCCGTGGTGCGAACCACCAGTGCGGCCATGGTCAACGGCGCAATTCACAGTTTTGTAAAGGCAGCAGCCTTAGAGCTGACAAGGGGGCGCCGCATCAATGTAGTGGCCGCCGGAATGGTCGAAGACGCCTACGAAAAATATAAAGACTTCTTTCCGGGCCACAACCCGGTACCCATGCGAAAAGTGGTGAACGGGTATGTTCGCAGCATCTATGGCAAAGGCAATGGTGCTATTATCAGAATTTATGAATAACTTATCAAAGAAATGAAAAGGTCGCGATTGTATCATATGGCACTGGTCTTGGTTGTTTTTTCTTTGGCAGCATCGTCCTGTGATGAAACCACCAAAGGAAAAAGACCAAAAATCAGCGATTTTGATAATAGGGCCGCTGAAATAAAACCAAGCGACAGTTTGCAGTATGGTTCAACGTATCTTTCTGTTTATTCACAGATTTATAGTTTTTCAGAAAATGCGATCCATGACCTTACGGCAACCGTCAGTTTTCACAATACGAGTAGCTCAGAGAACATTATCATCACCAAAGCCGATTATTTCAACACTGATGGTGATATCATAAAATCGTACGTCAATACCCCAGTGTATATAAGGCCCTTGGAGACCCTGCAGATTGTTATTGCCGAAGAAGATGAGGATGGCGGCACTGGAGGCAACTTTATTTTTGATTGGGCAAAGGCACCTGAAAAACCAGAACCGTTGTTTGAGGCTGTTATGATTTCAACAGTGGGGCAACAGGGATTATCATTCACAACCGTTGGGCGTCGTATCCAATAATCCGTTAAAGTTCCGATAATCCATATTCGCTGAGCACCACCTGCC
This portion of the Flagellimonas lutaonensis genome encodes:
- a CDS encoding formate--tetrahydrofolate ligase encodes the protein MTDLQIARNVRLKPITEIAEKLGVPTDSLEPYGKYKAKMPVSLIDSEKLAQSNLILVSAISPTPAGEGKTTMSIGLTEGLNRLGKKATVVLREPSLGPVFGIKGGATGGGYSQVLPMEDINLHFTGDFAAIEKAHNLLSALIDNNIQSKTASLGLDPRTISWKRVIDMNDRSLRHIIVGLGGTSSGIPRETGFDITAASEIMAILCLAENLSDLKKRLGNIFVGYTFDRQPIYVRDLKAEGAMAALLKQAIQPNLVQTMEGNPAIIHGGPFANIAQGTNSVIATRMGMTFSDFTVTEAGFGFDLGAEKFFDIKCQSAGLSPKAVVLTTTVRALKYHGGASLDALTIPDVDALKNGLPNLEKHVENIKRFNVTPIIAVNQFTSDTEAEFDVLRSAAEKMGVAIAIANVWGKGGEGALDLASKVVEIVAETTEPFTPLYDWESPVKEKIETIATKIYGAEHVDYSYQAKRDLKKIQDLGLEKLAICIAKTQKSLSDNPKLLGRPKDFIITVREIEIAAGAGFLIPITGSIMRMPGLPAHPASERIDIDDDGNISGLF
- the glmM gene encoding phosphoglucosamine mutase, encoding MTLIKSISGIRGTIGGNTYDNLTPIDTVKFAAAYGTWLKEYAGKEKLKVVIGRDARLSGEMIQNLVVSTLVGLGIDVVDLGLSTTPTVEIAVPLEKADGGIILTASHNPKQWNALKLLNERGEFLDAEQGAKILSLAADEDFDFAEVDDLGTVTKNDAYIDIHIDEVLNLSLVDADVIREKNFKVVVDGVNSTGGIAIPKLLKELGVEVIELYCDPTGHFPHNPEPLKEHLGDICQKVVEEKADFGIVVDPDVDRLAFISNDGEMFGEEYTLVACADYVLGKTKGNTVSNLSSSRALRDITEKHGGSYEAAAVGEVNVVAKMKANNAIIGGEGNGGIIYPESHYGRDALVGTALFLMLMAEKGGTVAELRASYPSYYMSKKKIQLTPELDVDGILKGMAEKYKDGDISTIDGVKIDFPENWVHLRKSNTEPIIRIYTEAKSQEAADDLADSIIEEIKEIAGL
- a CDS encoding ACP phosphodiesterase — protein: MNFLAHIYLSFDDPEIALGNFFADHIRGNKYGHYPEKVQKGILLHRAIDTFTDTHPIPRKSSKRLHKNYGHYSRVIVDIFYDYFLAKNWRDYSSIPLKAFVNNFYDLLEENYGLLPLATQQMLPYMIAHDWLCNYSNLKGIARVLSGMNRRTQNRSKMNLAIIELEAHYTDFEKEFSAFFEELITFSRQKFIFLCEN
- the ggt gene encoding gamma-glutamyltransferase — encoded protein: MRKLILLLPLLSIFIQCKQQIAPPTGLVTDKAMVVSARKEASKIGVDIMKKGGNAFDAMVATELALAVAYPFAGNLGGGGFMVYRKNNGDIGGLDYREKAPLAAHKDMYLDSLGNVIPDMSTVGATSVGVPGTVAGVFEVHKKFGSLPIETIMEPVIALAERGVVVTEKQARRLESYRERFIKVNGDSTKFAQDFQPGDTIKYPALAKTLRKIMAEGRDGFYKGEVAQKLANFIQERGGFITEEDLDRYEAKWRYPIVFTYKDLQIVSMSPPSSGGVTINQIFKMIEPYDIGQYGHNSVAAVQLFTEAARRAYADRNFFLGDPDFVDIPLDVLLSDAYLQARMQDFSFERATPSSEVAHGHVEILESAETTHYSIVDAEGNAVSATTTLNGGYGSKLYVPELGFFLNNEMDDFSAKPGVPNMFGLIGAEANSIAPEKRMLSSMTPTIVERNGELYMVVGSPGGSTIITAVAQTILNVSEFELSMQEAVNAPRFHHQWLPDLITFEEEGFSDALKEKLKLKGYEIMEGRTPIIGKVDAIRVLPDGRLEGGADKRGDDTAVGF
- a CDS encoding short chain dehydrogenase — protein: MKILVVGGHGTIGKRVVETLLQKDKVIVAGRKKGDVLVDIADSASIEKMFKEIGNVDAIVCIAGEAKWADFSVLSEEDHYIGIKSKMMGQVNLVRIGQHYLNQDGSFTLTTGILAEDPVVRTTSAAMVNGAIHSFVKAAALELTRGRRINVVAAGMVEDAYEKYKDFFPGHNPVPMRKVVNGYVRSIYGKGNGAIIRIYE
- a CDS encoding DUF3124 domain-containing protein, which gives rise to MALVLVVFSLAASSCDETTKGKRPKISDFDNRAAEIKPSDSLQYGSTYLSVYSQIYSFSENAIHDLTATVSFHNTSSSENIIITKADYFNTDGDIIKSYVNTPVYIRPLETLQIVIAEEDEDGGTGGNFIFDWAKAPEKPEPLFEAVMISTVGQQGLSFTTVGRRIQ